The DNA sequence GCGGACGGGTCGCTTTCGGCCCGTTCGCTGAAACTTAAGGATAAAGCACAAGACTGAATCTTCTATGCTGCGGTTTCTTCCTCAACATTCCAACCGGGAAAGACAAGTACGGCAGGATGACACCGCAATGCTCTGGCTAAAACCTTAGCACGCTCAACACCGAGACGAATGCGGCCATTTTCAATGGCATATATGGTTGATTGGGCAATGCCGGTAGCCGCTGCCAAATCATTCTGACTCATTTCCTGCAACTCACGTAAAATACGGACGGAATCTCCGGCCGACACATCTATTTTTTTAGTAGCTTTTACATATTCACTCATTTTTTACCTCCGATAAATTTAGACTATGCTATTAAATAAAAAAACTGCAGGCCTTGTTAAGAGAAGTGCATATTTTTCATTAAAACACAGTTCTTGCTACCTGTAGAATCAGAATAGGCAGCGGCGGCCACAGACAAATACTGACCTTGTGAGTGTGAAACCAGAGGGCCTTTTAAATGATGACAGTTACGGAAAAAGAATACCCGGCCGCCAATTTTATTCCGGATTTGCTTGCCTTTGTAATTTCGCTTCTCTTTGCCTTTCACATGCAATGGGAAATGGCAGATCTTGTTTGGTCTCTGTGGCTTTCAAGTCTGGTTCTCGGCTATCTTACCTTTTTCAGTGCCTGTGCCGGAGCGGTTTACTATGTGCTGATGCAAAAGGACTCTACAGAGTACAGAAATGTTAAGGACATTCTCATTGCCCTTGCAGGATGCCTTTTTTTTCTGGCTTTTTTCTCTTTTCATTTTGGTGCCTTTCACAGTGCCCATGCATCATTTCTGAGCAGCTTTTTTCCCCTTGAAGGGCTGGAGGCAGAGCTGAAAGGGCTTGGTCTGAATCCCATCCATATGTGGGCCTTTGTTTTTAAAAACCTCTTATTTCCCTATTCTTTTTTTCTTGTTGCCGTTGTGATTGCAGAAAGAGAGCATGTTTTTTCCCATTTGCTAAAGGGAATCCGTGCCGGCTCAGGTATCAGGGTGTATGAAAATAAGGACAGCAATCCTTTGGCTGACATTATTATGCGTCCTTATATCAATGTCATTCGTATGCATTTTCTTATTTTCTTCTTTGCATTCTGCTATTATCACAATACGGATGACTGGTTTGTTTTTGCAACGGTTTATGCGGTCTATTTTTTCCCCTGGCAGAGCATTCATGGCTTGTGGGCAAAAATCATTCTGATCGGCATAACATTGATGATTGTTTTTAGCCTTTCATTTTTCACTGAAACCGGATCAAGAAAGAGCAGAGGCCAGGACAGCCACATCATTGATGCGGAGATCATAGCAAGGGACGGGCGATTCATTGCATATTCAGATGCAATGGTTCTGGATACGGAAACAGGCCTGATGTGGGCTGCGGCAGATAGTGGCGGCAATCAGACATGGAGCAATGCCCTTATTTACTGCAGAAATTACAGGGGAGGCGGGTACAGGGACTGGCGGATGCCAACGGCCATGGAACTTAAAACCCTTTATGACAAAAATCAGGGCTATCTCTATGGAAGGCAGACCCAATGGACAGTCCATCTGACTGAACTGATACATCTGTCCGTCCCGAGTATCTGGTCTTCTGATAAAAATAAGGACGGAGCCATAAGGGTCAATTTCATTTATGGTACTGAAAATCCAACGCCTATGTCTGGTGGCAGTCTCCGCAGGAGCGTAGCTGCCCTACCTGTTCGAAAGCATTCAGACGGCAGAATCTATGATGCTGACCTTGGAATATAATGCCCACCCGAAAAAAAGAGCTGTCTTCAGACCTTGCCATATAACATTGTCCAACAGGGAGGTGAGTTGTGTCTTCTTTTAAATCATCGGCAGTCCCCATTCCCGATTCTCCCCTTGTCATAGCCCACAGGGGCTACAGGGCCGTATTCCCTGAAAATACCCTTCCGGCTTTTCAGGCGGCATGGCAGGCAGGTGCCCGGATGGCGGAACTGGATGTGCAGTGGAGCCGGGATGGCCGCCTCATGGTGCACCATGACACCACCCTGGATCGCTGCAGTAACGGAAGCGGCCTGCTAAAAGACCATGATGCGGATTTTCTAAAGGCTCTGGATGCGGGATCATGGTTTTCGGATAAATTTGCAGGTATATCCATTCCCTTTCTCCGGGAGGTGGTGGCAACGGTTCCGGAAGGATGCTGGCTCAATGTGGAGGTAAAGCCCGAGGCGGTTCCAGATTCCCGGCACATGGCAAAAATGGTGGCATCCCTCATATCCGCCTGCGCTCCCCTGAAGGGCCGGCTTATTGTTTCCAGCTTTAACCATCTTTTTCTTCAGCATCTGTCAAGGCTTCCCCTTCCGCCCCTCATCGGTGTTCTCAGTCAGAAATGGCAGAAAGACGAAGAAATTCTGGAGCTCTGCATCAAGACAGGAGCTTTTTCCTGGCATCCCGACCACAGAACGCTGGAAAAAAAAGCGGTGCAGCGTATGAAATCCGAGGGATTTTCTGTATATCCCTATACTGTGAACGATAAAAAACGGGCAGAAGAACTGCTCTCCATGGGTGTGGACGGTTTTTTCTCCGATCATGTCCGCATCCTTGCCTCAACATCCAGACAAGGAAAATGAATGCAAACCCTTACACGTCCCATCTGGCCCCATCCTGAAAAGACGGGTGTGGTGCAGGTGATAGATCAGCGTCTTCTTCCCCACACTTTAAAAATTCTGGATCTTAAAAGCATTGATGATGCCATAGAGGCCATTTATACCCTCACCGTACGGGGAGCGCCCCTCATTGGTGCTTCTGCGGCCTGGGCCATGTACCTTGCCGCATGCACGGCTCCCGATGGAAGAATAAGCAATGAATGGATGGAAGAATGCTGCGAAAAAATAAAGTCCAGCCGCCCAACGGCGGTGAATCTGGCCTGGGCTGCGGATCTTCTCATGGAAAAAGTCAGGTCTCTTCCCGAAGATGAGACAAGAATTTCTGCGATGTATGAAGCTGCTGCCGCCATCACCAATGCCGAGGCCGAACGCTGCAGGCTGATAGGAGAGCACGGCCTGCCCCTGATCCGGAAAATTGCCGAAGAAAAAAACGGAAAATCCGTGAACATCCTCACCCACTGCAATGCAGGATGGCTGGCCTGCGTGGAGTACGGGACGGCAACGGCTCCCGTTTACGCAGCCCATATGGAAGGGATTGCCGTGCATGTATGGGTGGATGAAACACGTCCCCTCAATCAGGGCTCAAGGCTTACGGCATGGGAACTGGGACAGGCTGGCGTTGACCATACCATTATCGCAGATAACACCGGTGGCCACCTTATGCAGCAGGGAATGGTGGACATGGTGATTGTGGGGACAGACCGCACCACATACACAGGGGATGTGGCCAACAAGATCGGAACCTATCTGAAGGCCCTGGCGGCAAAGGACAACGGCGTTCCCTTTTATGTGGCCCTTCCTTCCTCCACCATAGACTGGACACTTGAAAGGGGAGGGGATATTCCCATAGAAAAAAGGAATCCCGATGAAGTTCGCTATGTACAGGGAAAAGACGATGCAGGGGAAACGAGAAGGGTGCTTGTGCCACCGGAAAACAGCCCGGCCATGGATTTTGCCTTTGATGTAACACCTGCCCGTCTGGTTACGGGCCTGATTACGGAAAAGGGTGTATGCCCTGCCACAAAGGAAGGCATTGCAAAGCTCTTTCCTCTGGGAAGGACAGGAGAATGAGGGCATTTCCGGAATTTACCCTGAAAGTAATCCCTGGAAAGCTAATTATTCAGCACTATTTTCCTTTGGTAAATCGAATATCTATAATCAAATGCATAGACAACCGGAGCATTTGTTCGTGACGCAATCCGGCACTCAAGCAGAAAAACTCAAGCCCCTTTACGGGAGCAAAAATGCTTAAGGATCTTGAGTACCGGATTCGTATGACTGTCCTGCTAACCAGAAATAAAAAAAGGTTCCGGTGCTTTTTTAATTAAGCACCGGAACCTTAAGACTTTAATGATCAACAAAACTACTTGATGGCCACAAGCTCCTTGCTCAGAAGACGGATATGGCCCATTTCTTCTTTGATGATGGCATCCAGACGGTTTTTACCTTTACCTACGGGAACCAGCTCTTTCATGCCCAGATAAAAGACAATGGAATCCTTTTCTGCAATTATGGCTTCTTTGAGGATTTCCTTGAGGTTTGAAGTATCAATGGTCTTCTGGAAAAAGACACGGGTATCCGCAAGGGCCTTGAGATAGAGAACTGCTTCATTTTCAGGATCAAAAGTGGTTTTGGCCTTCTCATCTTCGGTGAGGCTGCGCTTCATTTCCGTGAATGTATTTTCGTGGTCCACTTCCATTTCAGCAAGCTTGAGAAGAAACTCTTTTTCTTCTGGCTTCTTAACACCTTCGGCGGCATTTTTGTAAAATTTTGTTCCATTCTGCTCAATCTGAATTGCCATCTGAAAAATTTCATCCGCATTAAAATCAAAAGCCATTTTTTTAACCTTTCCTTGAAAGTCTCTTCTCCCTGCAGGAGAAAGTTTTTAAATTGTAAAAATGGATTTTACTGCTCATCCAGATTATCCGGTCAGAATTGCTATTGCATTTACATGATAAAAAATTAGTGTGAACTATGGCAGTATAGTCATGATGTTTGTCAATACAAAAAAGTTTCTTTTTCTATACAAAAAAGTTCAGGCTTTTCCTTTACCTTCCTGCATCATAATACATTCCGCATCCCATTCTGGGCAGGCATCCGCCCTGGCAGTTTCATATTTAATCATACATTCATGGCAGTCCAGTTCCACATTGGGAAGATCTCCAAAACGTTTCTGAATTTCTTCTTTGGAAAGGGTGGTAAGGTTGCTGCAGCCGCATTGGGGGCAGGCCATTTTAACCTTGTAACGCTTGTGTTCTTTTTCTGTCATGCCATATCTCCTTGTTTGGGTTGATAGAAAGACGGAAAAAACCCGATAAAAGCTTTTAATGATAAAAGCACAAAAGGTGCCAGCATATATAAAAAATCATATCGCTTTTTCAATCATAGAAATCTGAATCGAAAAAATACCAAAAGCAGGCCTTGTTTCTTCCTTCAATCACTCGTGAAGGTTGGCCCTGCGAACAAGGGCTTTGAAAACGTCAGGTTTTACGCCTGTCCGCATTCAGGTTTCCGATCCTGTCATGACCTGAAAACAAACTGTCCAAAAACACATTGCTGATCCAGAGGAGCCATCAGATTTTTTAAAACCGGAAAAATACCTTATTTTGAAAAGTCAAAACACCTGTCTCTGGAAACAGAAGTGTTTCATAATTATTCTGTCAGGACATGGGGTACGACCTCTTCTCCCGCACTTCTTGCGCTGAAAAAAAGAACTTCCAGCAAAACAATATAAGCCAGCAGACCCACAAGGGCAAAAAAAGGCGAAAAGTATCCTAAGGGAGCCAGTACAAGCACGGTTATCCAGTGGGTCATAATCAGGGTTCTGGAGTGCAGTTTTATGGGAAAATCCTCATAGCGCATGATGACCACAAGACCACTGAGGTTCCATCCGTAAAGGGATGCAAAACTGTGCATTTTTAAAAGAATTTTCCCGTTTTCCTGAGTGTAATAGGGCGTCATTTCCAGCAGAATATAGGCAATGCCGCTGATACCGGTAAATACCAGAAAAAACATGCCCGAGGTAAGAAAGGCCTTCTGCTGGGCCTGCATGGGATCCTGAAGAAAAAGAATGAGAATGAGAAGTACTGCACCGAAAAGAATCAGGGATATGACCAGCTGAAGGGAAGGCCACTCAAAAAGGATGAAGATGAAAAAGATAATGACTCCGAGGTTAACGGACCAGAATCCTATATTTTTCAGAACCCTTGTCGTCCTTACCCGGTTATCCCCGATAATCTGAAACATCACACTCATGGTGATGAGGGATACGGGAAAGGAAAAACCCAGAAAAAAGGTGTTCAGGGTCAGTTTTTCCATGGAAACCCAGTTGGCATAGCTTTCATTAAACATGACCACAACGGAAGTGGCAAGACCCATGGAAAGACATAAAAGAGCTGCCTGATGGAATTTTTTCTCCACAGGTACCCTGTCTTTAAAAAAATCTATGGGGAAAAAGGAAAAGGTCCGTATGCGT is a window from the Desulfobotulus mexicanus genome containing:
- a CDS encoding glycerophosphodiester phosphodiesterase; the encoded protein is MSSFKSSAVPIPDSPLVIAHRGYRAVFPENTLPAFQAAWQAGARMAELDVQWSRDGRLMVHHDTTLDRCSNGSGLLKDHDADFLKALDAGSWFSDKFAGISIPFLREVVATVPEGCWLNVEVKPEAVPDSRHMAKMVASLISACAPLKGRLIVSSFNHLFLQHLSRLPLPPLIGVLSQKWQKDEEILELCIKTGAFSWHPDHRTLEKKAVQRMKSEGFSVYPYTVNDKKRAEELLSMGVDGFFSDHVRILASTSRQGK
- the mtnA gene encoding S-methyl-5-thioribose-1-phosphate isomerase → MQTLTRPIWPHPEKTGVVQVIDQRLLPHTLKILDLKSIDDAIEAIYTLTVRGAPLIGASAAWAMYLAACTAPDGRISNEWMEECCEKIKSSRPTAVNLAWAADLLMEKVRSLPEDETRISAMYEAAAAITNAEAERCRLIGEHGLPLIRKIAEEKNGKSVNILTHCNAGWLACVEYGTATAPVYAAHMEGIAVHVWVDETRPLNQGSRLTAWELGQAGVDHTIIADNTGGHLMQQGMVDMVIVGTDRTTYTGDVANKIGTYLKALAAKDNGVPFYVALPSSTIDWTLERGGDIPIEKRNPDEVRYVQGKDDAGETRRVLVPPENSPAMDFAFDVTPARLVTGLITEKGVCPATKEGIAKLFPLGRTGE
- a CDS encoding ferritin-like domain-containing protein → MAFDFNADEIFQMAIQIEQNGTKFYKNAAEGVKKPEEKEFLLKLAEMEVDHENTFTEMKRSLTEDEKAKTTFDPENEAVLYLKALADTRVFFQKTIDTSNLKEILKEAIIAEKDSIVFYLGMKELVPVGKGKNRLDAIIKEEMGHIRLLSKELVAIK
- a CDS encoding helix-turn-helix domain-containing protein, yielding MSEYVKATKKIDVSAGDSVRILRELQEMSQNDLAAATGIAQSTIYAIENGRIRLGVERAKVLARALRCHPAVLVFPGWNVEEETAA
- a CDS encoding DUF1566 domain-containing protein, which gives rise to MMTVTEKEYPAANFIPDLLAFVISLLFAFHMQWEMADLVWSLWLSSLVLGYLTFFSACAGAVYYVLMQKDSTEYRNVKDILIALAGCLFFLAFFSFHFGAFHSAHASFLSSFFPLEGLEAELKGLGLNPIHMWAFVFKNLLFPYSFFLVAVVIAEREHVFSHLLKGIRAGSGIRVYENKDSNPLADIIMRPYINVIRMHFLIFFFAFCYYHNTDDWFVFATVYAVYFFPWQSIHGLWAKIILIGITLMIVFSLSFFTETGSRKSRGQDSHIIDAEIIARDGRFIAYSDAMVLDTETGLMWAAADSGGNQTWSNALIYCRNYRGGGYRDWRMPTAMELKTLYDKNQGYLYGRQTQWTVHLTELIHLSVPSIWSSDKNKDGAIRVNFIYGTENPTPMSGGSLRRSVAALPVRKHSDGRIYDADLGI